From the Burkholderia ubonensis genome, one window contains:
- the nuoE gene encoding NADH-quinone oxidoreductase subunit NuoE, with amino-acid sequence MISAEGLKEIDRAIAKYPADQKQSAVMSALAVAQEEHGWLSPELMQFVADYLGMPAVAVQEVATFYTMYELKPVGKHKITLCTNLPCQLGPHGGAEATADYLKQKLGIDFGETTPDGKFTLKEGECMGACGDAPVLLVNNHKMCSFMSREKIDQLLEELSK; translated from the coding sequence ATGATCTCAGCTGAAGGCCTGAAAGAAATCGATCGAGCGATCGCGAAGTATCCCGCCGATCAGAAACAGTCCGCCGTGATGTCGGCGTTGGCCGTTGCCCAGGAAGAGCACGGCTGGCTGTCGCCCGAACTGATGCAGTTCGTCGCGGACTATCTCGGCATGCCGGCCGTCGCCGTGCAGGAAGTCGCGACGTTCTACACGATGTACGAGCTCAAGCCGGTCGGCAAGCACAAGATCACGCTCTGCACGAACCTGCCGTGCCAGCTTGGTCCGCACGGCGGCGCGGAAGCGACGGCCGACTACCTGAAGCAGAAGCTCGGCATCGATTTCGGCGAGACGACGCCGGACGGCAAGTTCACGCTGAAGGAAGGCGAATGCATGGGCGCGTGCGGCGATGCGCCGGTGCTGCTGGTGAACAATCACAAAATGTGCAGCTTCATGAGCCGCGAGAAGATCGACCAGCTGCTTGAGGAGCTCTCGAAATGA
- the nuoF gene encoding NADH-quinone oxidoreductase subunit NuoF, with product MTSLHDRHIKPLILAGLNGENWHLEDYVARGGYKQLRRILEEKIPPEQVIADVKASGLRGRGGAGFPTGLKWSFMPRQFPGQKYLVCNSDEGEPGTFKDRDILRWNPHALIEGMAIGAYAMGITVGYNYIHGEIFEVYRRFEAALEEARAAGFLGNNIMGSEFSFQLHAHHGYGAYICGEETALLESLEGKKGQPRFKPPFPASFGVYGKPTTINNTETFAAVPFLLTVGPQAYAELGKPNNGGTKIFSVSGDVERPGNYEVPLGTPFATLMELAGGMRGGKKIKAVIPGGSSAPVIPGDIMMQTDMDYDSIAKAGSMLGSGAVIVMDETRCMVRSLLRLSYFYYEESCGQCTPCREGTGWLYRVVNRIEHGEGRQEDLDLLNSVAENIMGRTICALGDAAAMPVRGMLKHYWDEFAYHVEHKHCMVGGHTPHVASAAAA from the coding sequence ATGACGTCCCTTCACGACCGCCACATCAAACCGCTGATCCTCGCCGGTCTGAACGGCGAGAACTGGCATCTCGAAGACTACGTTGCGCGCGGCGGCTACAAGCAGCTGCGCCGCATTCTCGAAGAAAAGATCCCGCCCGAGCAGGTGATCGCCGACGTCAAGGCGTCGGGCCTGCGCGGCCGCGGCGGCGCGGGCTTCCCGACCGGCCTGAAGTGGAGCTTCATGCCGCGTCAGTTCCCGGGGCAGAAGTACCTCGTCTGCAACTCGGACGAAGGCGAGCCGGGCACGTTCAAGGATCGCGACATCCTGCGCTGGAACCCGCACGCGCTGATCGAAGGCATGGCCATCGGCGCTTACGCGATGGGCATCACCGTCGGCTACAACTACATCCACGGCGAGATTTTCGAAGTGTATCGACGCTTCGAGGCCGCGCTCGAGGAAGCGCGCGCAGCCGGGTTCCTCGGCAACAACATCATGGGTTCGGAATTCTCGTTCCAGCTGCATGCGCACCACGGTTACGGCGCGTACATCTGCGGCGAGGAAACGGCGCTGCTCGAGTCGCTCGAAGGCAAGAAGGGCCAGCCGCGCTTCAAGCCGCCGTTCCCGGCGAGCTTCGGCGTGTACGGCAAGCCGACCACGATCAACAACACCGAGACGTTCGCCGCGGTGCCGTTCCTGCTGACGGTCGGCCCGCAGGCCTACGCCGAGCTGGGCAAGCCGAACAACGGCGGCACGAAGATCTTCTCGGTGTCGGGCGACGTCGAGCGTCCGGGCAACTATGAAGTGCCGCTCGGCACGCCGTTCGCGACGCTGATGGAGCTTGCCGGCGGGATGCGCGGCGGCAAGAAGATCAAGGCCGTGATTCCGGGCGGCTCGTCCGCGCCGGTGATCCCGGGCGACATCATGATGCAGACCGACATGGACTACGACTCGATCGCGAAGGCGGGCTCGATGCTCGGCTCCGGCGCGGTGATCGTGATGGACGAGACGCGTTGCATGGTGCGCTCGCTGCTGCGCCTGTCGTACTTCTACTACGAGGAATCGTGCGGCCAGTGCACGCCGTGCCGTGAAGGCACCGGCTGGCTGTATCGCGTCGTGAATCGCATCGAGCACGGCGAAGGCCGCCAGGAAGATCTGGACCTGCTGAACTCGGTCGCCGAGAACATCATGGGCCGCACGATCTGCGCGCTCGGCGATGCGGCGGCGATGCCGGTGCGCGGGATGCTCAAGCACTACTGGGACGAATTCGCGTACCACGTCGAGCACAAGCATTGCATGGTCGGCGGTCACACGCCGCATGTGGCTTCGGCTGCGGCGGCCTGA
- the nuoH gene encoding NADH-quinone oxidoreductase subunit NuoH produces MSLFDTINSGGAELLGVAWPTVWAVVRILVVSVVILLCVAYLILWERKLIGWIHVRLGPNRVGPAGLLQPIADVLKLLLKEVIQPTAASKWLYLIAPIMTVVPAFAVWAVIPFQAEAVLANVNAGLLYAMAISSIGVYAVILAGWASNSKYAFLGAMRAAAQMVSYEISMGFALVLVLMTAGSLNLSEIVGSQQHGFFAGHGVNFLSWNWLPLLPAFVVYFISGIAETNRHPFDVVEGESEIVAGHMIDYSGMAFALFFLAEYINMIVISALAATMFLGGWDAPFEFLSFIPGIFWLVLKVFALLSVFIWVRATFPRYRYDQIMRLGWKVFLPVTVIWVVVVGFWIVSPLNIWK; encoded by the coding sequence ATGAGCTTGTTCGATACGATCAACTCGGGCGGAGCCGAGCTTCTCGGCGTCGCGTGGCCGACGGTGTGGGCGGTTGTGCGCATCCTCGTCGTCTCCGTCGTGATTCTGCTGTGCGTGGCGTACCTGATTCTGTGGGAACGCAAGCTGATCGGCTGGATCCACGTGCGTCTCGGACCGAACCGCGTCGGGCCCGCCGGCCTGCTGCAGCCGATCGCCGACGTGCTGAAGCTGCTGCTCAAGGAAGTGATTCAGCCGACCGCGGCAAGCAAATGGCTGTACCTGATCGCGCCGATCATGACCGTGGTGCCGGCGTTCGCGGTGTGGGCGGTGATCCCGTTCCAGGCGGAAGCGGTGCTCGCGAACGTGAACGCGGGCCTGCTGTACGCAATGGCGATCTCGTCGATCGGCGTGTACGCGGTGATCCTCGCCGGCTGGGCGTCGAACTCGAAGTACGCGTTCCTCGGCGCGATGCGCGCGGCGGCACAGATGGTCTCGTACGAAATCTCGATGGGCTTCGCGCTGGTGCTCGTGCTGATGACGGCCGGCAGCCTGAACCTGTCGGAAATCGTCGGCTCGCAGCAGCACGGCTTCTTCGCGGGCCACGGCGTCAACTTCCTGTCGTGGAACTGGCTGCCGCTGTTGCCGGCGTTCGTCGTCTACTTCATCTCGGGCATCGCCGAAACGAACCGTCACCCGTTCGACGTGGTGGAAGGGGAGTCGGAGATCGTCGCCGGTCACATGATCGATTACTCGGGCATGGCGTTCGCGCTGTTCTTCCTCGCCGAGTACATCAACATGATCGTGATCTCGGCGCTCGCCGCGACGATGTTCCTGGGCGGCTGGGACGCGCCGTTCGAATTCCTGTCGTTCATCCCGGGCATCTTCTGGCTGGTGCTGAAAGTCTTCGCGCTGCTGTCGGTGTTCATCTGGGTTCGTGCGACGTTCCCGCGTTACCGTTACGACCAGATCATGCGTCTGGGCTGGAAGGTGTTCCTGCCGGTGACCGTGATCTGGGTGGTCGTGGTCGGCTTCTGGATCGTGTCGCCGCTCAACATCTGGAAATAA
- the nuoI gene encoding NADH-quinone oxidoreductase subunit NuoI — MTAIQHFFKTFFLTELLKGLALTGRYAFRRKFTVQFPEEKTPISPRFRGLHALRRYENGEERCIACKLCEAVCPAMAITIESETRADNTRRTTRYDIDLTKCIFCGFCEESCPVDSIVETQILEYHGEKRGDLYFTKEMLLAVGDRYEKDIAAAKAADAPYR, encoded by the coding sequence ATGACGGCAATCCAACATTTCTTTAAGACCTTCTTCCTGACCGAGCTGCTGAAGGGGCTTGCGCTGACCGGGCGTTACGCGTTCCGGCGCAAGTTCACCGTGCAGTTCCCGGAAGAGAAGACGCCGATCTCGCCGCGCTTTCGCGGGCTGCACGCGCTGCGCCGCTACGAGAACGGCGAAGAGCGCTGCATCGCGTGCAAGCTGTGCGAAGCGGTGTGCCCGGCGATGGCGATCACGATCGAATCGGAAACGCGCGCGGACAACACGCGCCGCACCACGCGCTACGACATCGACCTGACGAAGTGCATCTTCTGCGGTTTCTGCGAAGAGAGCTGCCCGGTCGATTCGATCGTCGAGACGCAGATTCTCGAATATCACGGCGAAAAGCGCGGCGACCTGTATTTCACGAAGGAAATGCTGCTCGCGGTGGGCGATCGCTACGAGAAGGACATCGCCGCGGCGAAGGCTGCCGACGCGCCGTATCGTTGA
- a CDS encoding NADH-quinone oxidoreductase subunit J, which yields MEFTTVLFYIFALLLVVSGLKVITSRNPVASALFLVLAFFNAAAIWMLLEAEFLAILLVLVYVGAVMVLFLFVVMMLDINIDFLRRDFKKFVPMATVVGAIIVVETALVLWHGYGATEAPVRAMAQGAMATWPNTRLIGKVIYTDYIFAFEIAGLVLLVAIIAAVALTERKGKDSKRQRVSDQVKVRRDDRVRLVKMEADKPQPETAQSEAGTSANG from the coding sequence ATGGAATTCACGACCGTACTGTTCTACATCTTCGCGCTGCTCCTGGTGGTATCAGGGCTGAAGGTGATCACTTCGCGCAACCCGGTGGCGTCTGCGCTTTTCCTTGTGCTGGCGTTCTTCAACGCCGCCGCGATCTGGATGCTGCTGGAAGCGGAGTTCCTCGCGATCCTGCTGGTGCTGGTCTACGTGGGCGCCGTGATGGTGCTGTTCCTGTTCGTCGTGATGATGCTCGACATCAACATCGACTTCCTGCGACGCGACTTCAAGAAGTTCGTGCCGATGGCGACCGTCGTCGGCGCGATCATCGTCGTCGAGACGGCGCTGGTTCTGTGGCACGGCTACGGCGCGACCGAAGCGCCGGTGCGCGCGATGGCGCAGGGCGCGATGGCGACCTGGCCGAATACCCGCCTGATCGGCAAGGTCATCTACACCGACTACATCTTCGCGTTCGAAATCGCGGGCCTCGTGCTGCTCGTCGCGATCATCGCGGCGGTGGCGCTGACCGAGCGCAAGGGCAAGGACAGCAAGCGTCAGCGCGTGTCCGACCAGGTCAAGGTGCGTCGCGACGATCGCGTGCGCCTCGTGAAGATGGAAGCGGACAAGCCGCAGCCCGAGACGGCCCAGAGCGAAGCCGGCACGAGCGCCAACGGCTAA
- the nuoK gene encoding NADH-quinone oxidoreductase subunit NuoK, whose product MLTLAHYLVLGAILFAIAIVGIFLNRRNIIIILMAIELMLLAVNTNFVAFSHYLGDVHGQIFVFFVLTVAAAEAAIGLAILVTLFRKLDTINVEDLDQLKG is encoded by the coding sequence ATGTTGACCCTTGCTCACTACCTCGTGCTCGGCGCGATCCTGTTTGCGATCGCGATCGTCGGGATTTTCCTGAACCGCCGCAACATCATCATCATCCTGATGGCGATCGAGCTGATGCTGCTCGCGGTGAACACCAACTTCGTCGCGTTCTCGCATTACCTCGGCGACGTGCACGGCCAGATCTTCGTGTTCTTCGTGCTGACGGTCGCCGCTGCGGAAGCCGCGATCGGCCTCGCGATTCTGGTGACCCTGTTCCGTAAGCTCGACACGATCAATGTCGAGGATCTCGATCAGCTCAAAGGTTAA
- the nuoL gene encoding NADH-quinone oxidoreductase subunit L has product MSTTLNENLLLAVPLAPLAGSLIAGLFGNAVGRKGAHRITILGVLIAFLLSAKVFVDVMGGASFNATIYEWMRVGSLKLEVGFLVDSMTAMMMVVVTFVSLMVHIYTIGYMSEEDGYQRFFSYISLFTFSMLMLVMSNNFLQLFFGWEAVGLVSYLLIGFYFTRESAIYANMKAFLVNRVGDFGFLLGIGLLLAFAGSMNYGEVFAKRAELASLHFPGTDWGLLTVACICLFIGAMGKSAQFPLHVWLPDSMEGPTPISALIHAATMVTAGIFMVSRMSPLFELSDTALSFVTVIGAITALFMGFLGIIQNDIKRVVAYSTLSQLGYMTVALGVSAYPVALFHLMTHAFFKALLFLGAGSVIIGMHHDQDIRNMGGLRKYMPITWITSLLGSLALIGTPFFSGFYSKDSIIEAVKESHLAGSGFAYFAVVASVFVTALYSFRMYFLVFHGEERFRKPKHPESPMGMAAAHGHDDHGHGHGHDDHAHEPHETPWVVWLPLVLLAIPSVVIGAIAIGPMLYGSFFEHGVAFDKVIFIGENHPGLEELGKEFHGWAAMGLHSLTTLPLWLAIAGVATAWFLYLKRPELPAVIRRAFGPIYTLLDNKYYMDKINEVVFARGSVAIGRGLWKEGDVVVIDGLVNGSARFVAWFAGVIRFLQSGYIYHYAFAMIIGMLGLLTLFVTLGGK; this is encoded by the coding sequence ATGTCAACGACACTCAATGAAAACCTGCTGCTGGCGGTTCCGCTCGCTCCGCTGGCCGGCTCGCTGATTGCGGGGCTGTTCGGGAACGCAGTCGGGCGCAAGGGCGCACACCGGATCACGATCCTCGGCGTATTGATCGCGTTCCTCCTGTCCGCGAAAGTCTTCGTCGACGTGATGGGCGGCGCGAGCTTCAACGCGACCATCTACGAATGGATGCGCGTCGGCTCGCTGAAGCTCGAAGTCGGCTTCCTCGTCGATTCGATGACCGCGATGATGATGGTCGTCGTGACCTTCGTGTCGCTGATGGTGCACATCTACACGATCGGCTACATGTCGGAGGAAGACGGCTACCAGCGCTTCTTCTCGTACATCTCGCTGTTCACGTTCTCGATGCTGATGCTCGTCATGAGCAACAACTTCCTGCAGCTGTTCTTCGGCTGGGAAGCGGTGGGTCTCGTGTCGTACCTGCTGATCGGCTTCTACTTCACGCGTGAGAGCGCGATCTACGCGAACATGAAGGCGTTTCTCGTGAACCGCGTCGGCGACTTCGGCTTCCTGCTCGGCATCGGCCTGCTGCTCGCGTTCGCCGGCTCGATGAACTACGGCGAAGTGTTCGCGAAGCGCGCGGAGCTCGCGAGCCTGCACTTCCCGGGCACCGACTGGGGCCTGCTGACGGTTGCCTGCATCTGCCTGTTCATCGGCGCGATGGGTAAATCCGCGCAATTCCCGCTGCACGTGTGGCTGCCGGATTCGATGGAAGGCCCGACCCCGATCTCGGCGCTGATTCACGCGGCGACGATGGTGACGGCCGGCATCTTCATGGTGTCGCGCATGTCGCCGCTGTTCGAGCTGTCGGACACCGCGCTGTCGTTCGTCACGGTGATCGGCGCGATCACGGCGCTGTTCATGGGCTTCCTCGGCATCATCCAGAACGACATCAAGCGCGTCGTCGCTTATTCGACGCTGTCGCAGCTCGGCTACATGACGGTCGCGCTCGGCGTGTCCGCGTATCCGGTCGCGCTGTTCCACCTGATGACGCACGCGTTCTTCAAGGCGCTGCTGTTCCTCGGCGCGGGCTCGGTGATCATCGGCATGCACCACGACCAGGACATCCGCAACATGGGCGGCCTGCGCAAGTACATGCCGATCACGTGGATCACGTCGCTGCTCGGCTCGCTCGCGCTGATCGGCACGCCATTCTTCTCGGGCTTCTACTCGAAGGATTCGATCATCGAGGCCGTGAAGGAATCGCATCTCGCGGGCTCGGGCTTCGCGTATTTCGCGGTCGTCGCGAGCGTGTTCGTCACGGCGCTGTACTCGTTCCGCATGTACTTCCTGGTGTTCCACGGCGAAGAGCGCTTCCGCAAGCCGAAGCATCCGGAATCGCCGATGGGCATGGCGGCCGCGCACGGCCACGACGATCACGGCCACGGCCATGGTCACGACGATCACGCGCACGAACCGCACGAAACCCCGTGGGTCGTGTGGCTGCCGCTCGTGCTGCTCGCGATTCCGTCGGTCGTCATCGGTGCGATCGCGATCGGCCCGATGCTGTACGGCAGCTTCTTCGAGCATGGCGTCGCGTTCGACAAGGTGATCTTCATCGGCGAGAACCACCCGGGCCTCGAGGAACTCGGCAAGGAGTTCCACGGCTGGGCCGCGATGGGCCTGCACTCGCTGACGACGCTGCCGCTCTGGCTCGCGATCGCCGGCGTTGCAACCGCATGGTTCCTGTACCTGAAGCGTCCTGAGCTGCCTGCCGTGATCCGCCGCGCGTTCGGCCCGATCTACACGCTGCTCGACAACAAGTACTACATGGACAAGATCAACGAGGTGGTGTTCGCCCGCGGTTCGGTGGCGATCGGCCGCGGCCTGTGGAAAGAGGGCGATGTCGTGGTGATCGACGGCCTCGTCAACGGCAGCGCCCGGTTCGTCGCGTGGTTCGCCGGCGTGATCCGCTTCCTCCAATCCGGTTACATCTATCACTACGCGTTCGCCATGATCATCGGCATGCTGGGGCTCCTGACCCTGTTTGTAACGCTCGGCGGCAAATAA
- a CDS encoding NADH-quinone oxidoreductase subunit M — MHSFPILSTAIWLPIVFGLLVLAVGNDKNPGPARWVALIGSLLGLAVTVPLITDFDSSTAALQFVEQSTWIERFNITYHLGVDGISMWFVVLTALITVIVVIAGWEVITEHVAQYLSAFLILSGIMVGVFSAADGLLFYVFFEATLIPMYIIIGVWGGPNRVYAAFKFFLYTLAGSLLMLVALIYLYTETHSFDLTTWQNAKIAMTPQIMLFIAFFLAFAVKVPMWPVHTWLPDAHVEAPTGGSVVLAAIMLKLGAYGFLRFSLPITPDASHFLAPVVITLSLIAVIYIGLVAMVQADMKKLVAYSSIAHMGFVTLGFFIFNQIGVEGAIVQMISHGFVSGAMFLCIGVLYDRLHSRQIADYGGVVNVMPKFAAFAMLFSMANCGLPGTSGFVGEFMVILAAVQYNFWIAFGAAFTLILGAAYTLWMYKRVYFGAVANDHVAKLTDINRREFVMLAVLAAFTMLMGLYPKPFTDVMHVSVENLLSHVAQSKLPLAQ, encoded by the coding sequence ATGCACTCTTTTCCGATTCTCAGTACCGCGATCTGGCTGCCGATCGTTTTCGGCCTCCTCGTGCTCGCGGTGGGTAACGACAAAAATCCGGGGCCGGCCCGCTGGGTCGCGCTGATCGGCTCGCTGCTCGGCCTCGCGGTGACGGTGCCGCTGATCACCGATTTCGATTCGAGCACGGCCGCGCTGCAGTTCGTCGAGCAATCGACCTGGATCGAGCGCTTCAACATCACGTATCACCTCGGCGTCGACGGCATCTCGATGTGGTTCGTCGTGCTGACCGCGCTGATCACCGTGATCGTCGTGATCGCGGGCTGGGAAGTGATCACCGAGCACGTGGCGCAGTACCTGTCGGCATTCCTGATCCTGTCGGGGATCATGGTCGGCGTGTTCTCGGCGGCCGACGGCCTGCTGTTCTACGTGTTCTTCGAGGCGACGCTGATCCCGATGTACATCATCATCGGGGTGTGGGGCGGCCCGAACCGCGTGTACGCGGCGTTCAAGTTCTTCCTGTACACGCTCGCCGGCTCGCTGCTGATGCTGGTCGCGCTGATCTACCTGTACACGGAAACGCATTCGTTCGACCTGACGACGTGGCAGAACGCGAAGATCGCGATGACGCCGCAGATCATGCTGTTCATCGCATTCTTCCTCGCGTTCGCGGTGAAGGTGCCGATGTGGCCGGTGCACACCTGGCTGCCGGACGCGCACGTGGAAGCGCCGACGGGCGGCTCGGTCGTGCTGGCGGCGATCATGCTGAAGCTCGGCGCGTACGGTTTCCTGCGCTTCTCGCTGCCGATCACGCCCGATGCGAGCCACTTCCTGGCGCCCGTCGTGATCACGCTGTCGCTGATCGCGGTGATCTACATCGGCCTCGTCGCGATGGTGCAGGCCGACATGAAGAAGCTGGTCGCGTATTCGTCGATCGCGCACATGGGCTTCGTCACGCTCGGCTTCTTCATCTTCAACCAGATCGGCGTCGAAGGCGCGATCGTGCAGATGATCTCGCACGGCTTCGTGTCGGGCGCGATGTTCCTGTGCATCGGCGTGCTGTACGACCGCCTGCACTCGCGCCAGATCGCCGACTACGGCGGCGTGGTGAACGTGATGCCGAAGTTCGCGGCGTTCGCGATGCTGTTCTCGATGGCCAACTGCGGCCTGCCGGGCACGTCGGGTTTCGTCGGCGAGTTCATGGTGATTCTCGCGGCGGTCCAGTACAACTTCTGGATCGCGTTCGGCGCGGCGTTCACGCTGATCCTCGGCGCAGCCTACACGCTGTGGATGTACAAGCGCGTGTATTTCGGCGCGGTCGCGAACGACCACGTCGCGAAGCTGACGGACATCAACCGCCGCGAGTTCGTGATGCTGGCCGTGCTTGCCGCGTTCACGATGCTGATGGGCCTGTATCCGAAGCCCTTCACCGACGTGATGCACGTCTCCGTGGAAAACCTCCTCTCCCACGTCGCGCAGTCGAAGCTGCCGCTGGCCCAGTAA
- the nuoN gene encoding NADH-quinone oxidoreductase subunit NuoN encodes MNVLLPDALVMAAIVVAWLNDTFTGAAGRRLTYLIAVVSSVVAGVWFAVQALDPQQYYFFSRMVVVDSFASMMKAVVSIGFAVTLVYSRKYLEDRDMFRGDVFLLGMFSLLGQLVMVSGNNFLTLYLGLELMSLSLYAVIALRRDAAQSSEAAMKYYVLGALASGFVLYGISMLYGATGSLDLAEVYKAVGGNTDAAVLMFGVIFIVAGIAFKLGAVPFHMWVPDVYQGAPTAMTLFVGGGPKVAAFAWGLRFLVMGLLPLAQNWQMALVILAALSLIIGNITGIVQRNIKRMLAYSAISNMGFVLLGLLAGIVKGDATAPASAYSSAMFYAIVYLITTLGSFGVVMLLARRDFEAETIDDFKGLNKRSPVFAFVMMVMMFSLAGIPPTVGFYAKLAVLEATVNAGLTWLAVLAVITSLFGAFYYLRIVKLIYFDAPQDSTPITGDFCKRTILVLNGVAVVVLGLIPSPLLTACLQAIRHTLPL; translated from the coding sequence ATGAATGTCCTGTTGCCTGACGCGCTGGTGATGGCCGCCATCGTCGTCGCATGGCTGAACGACACCTTTACCGGCGCGGCCGGCCGCCGCCTGACCTATCTGATCGCGGTGGTGTCGTCGGTGGTCGCCGGTGTGTGGTTCGCGGTGCAGGCGCTCGACCCGCAGCAGTACTACTTCTTCTCGCGGATGGTCGTCGTCGACTCGTTCGCGAGCATGATGAAGGCGGTCGTGTCGATCGGCTTCGCGGTTACGCTCGTGTATTCGCGCAAGTACCTCGAAGACCGCGACATGTTCCGCGGCGACGTGTTCCTGCTCGGCATGTTCTCGCTGCTCGGCCAGCTGGTCATGGTGTCGGGCAACAACTTCCTGACGCTGTACCTCGGCCTCGAGCTGATGTCGCTGTCGCTGTACGCGGTCATCGCGCTGCGCCGCGACGCCGCGCAGTCGAGCGAAGCCGCGATGAAGTACTACGTGCTGGGCGCCCTCGCGTCGGGCTTCGTGCTGTACGGCATCTCGATGCTCTACGGCGCGACCGGCTCGCTCGATCTGGCCGAGGTGTACAAGGCGGTCGGCGGCAACACCGACGCTGCCGTGCTGATGTTCGGCGTGATCTTCATCGTCGCCGGCATCGCGTTCAAGCTCGGCGCCGTGCCGTTCCACATGTGGGTGCCGGACGTCTACCAGGGCGCACCGACCGCGATGACGCTGTTCGTCGGCGGCGGCCCGAAGGTTGCCGCGTTCGCGTGGGGTCTGCGCTTCCTGGTGATGGGCCTGCTGCCGCTCGCGCAGAACTGGCAGATGGCGCTCGTGATCCTGGCCGCGCTGTCGCTGATCATCGGCAACATCACCGGTATCGTCCAGCGCAACATCAAGCGGATGCTCGCGTACTCGGCGATCTCGAACATGGGCTTCGTGCTGCTCGGCCTGCTCGCGGGCATCGTGAAGGGCGACGCGACGGCGCCGGCGAGCGCGTACAGCTCGGCGATGTTCTACGCGATCGTCTACCTGATCACGACGCTCGGCTCGTTCGGCGTGGTGATGCTGCTCGCGCGCCGCGATTTCGAGGCGGAAACGATCGACGACTTCAAGGGCCTCAACAAGCGCAGCCCGGTGTTCGCGTTCGTGATGATGGTGATGATGTTCTCGCTCGCCGGCATCCCGCCGACCGTCGGCTTCTACGCGAAGCTCGCGGTGCTCGAGGCGACGGTCAACGCCGGCCTCACGTGGCTCGCCGTGCTGGCCGTGATCACGTCGCTGTTCGGCGCGTTCTACTACCTGCGCATCGTCAAGCTGATCTACTTCGATGCGCCGCAGGACTCGACCCCGATCACCGGCGATTTCTGCAAGCGTACGATCCTGGTGCTGAACGGCGTCGCGGTCGTCGTGCTCGGCCTGATCCCGAGCCCGCTGCTGACGGCCTGCCTGCAGGCGATTCGTCACACGCTGCCGCTGTAA
- a CDS encoding DUF2818 family protein — protein sequence MSAAGWFIVLLALAGANLPFLNQRLFAVVPLGAAKKSAWVRIGELIVLYFVVGALGFWLESRAGNRFEQGWQFYAITFSLFVVFAFPGFTFQYLVKRR from the coding sequence ATGTCGGCAGCCGGCTGGTTTATCGTGCTGTTGGCGCTCGCGGGCGCCAACCTGCCGTTCCTGAACCAACGCCTCTTCGCCGTCGTACCGCTCGGCGCGGCGAAGAAGAGCGCGTGGGTGCGGATCGGCGAGCTGATCGTGCTGTACTTCGTGGTCGGCGCGCTCGGCTTCTGGCTCGAATCGCGCGCCGGCAACCGTTTCGAACAAGGCTGGCAGTTTTACGCGATCACGTTCAGTCTCTTCGTCGTGTTCGCGTTTCCCGGCTTCACGTTCCAGTATCTCGTCAAACGACGCTGA
- a CDS encoding NUDIX domain-containing protein has protein sequence MAELPNHDAALTETCLESEAIFDGAFLKLKRDTVRLPDGKHATREYVQHPGAVMVIPLFDDGRVLMESQYRYPIGKVMAEFPAGKLDPNEGALACAVRELREETGYTAREYVFLTRIHPIISYSTEFIDLYLARGLTAGERKLDDGEFLETFTATLPDLLEWVRTGQITDVKTIIGTMWLDKALSGTWPLGPVLTP, from the coding sequence ATGGCCGAATTGCCCAATCACGACGCCGCACTGACCGAAACCTGCCTCGAAAGCGAGGCGATTTTCGACGGCGCGTTCCTCAAGCTCAAGCGTGACACCGTGCGCCTGCCCGACGGCAAGCATGCGACGCGCGAATACGTCCAGCATCCGGGCGCGGTGATGGTGATTCCGCTGTTCGACGACGGTCGCGTGCTGATGGAAAGCCAGTATCGCTACCCGATCGGCAAGGTGATGGCCGAGTTTCCGGCCGGCAAGCTCGATCCGAACGAAGGGGCGCTCGCCTGCGCGGTGCGCGAACTGCGCGAGGAAACCGGCTATACCGCGCGCGAATACGTGTTCCTGACGCGCATCCATCCGATCATTTCCTATTCCACCGAGTTCATCGACCTGTACCTCGCGCGCGGCCTGACGGCCGGCGAGCGCAAGCTCGACGACGGCGAATTCCTCGAGACCTTCACCGCGACGCTGCCCGACCTGCTCGAATGGGTGCGGACCGGCCAGATCACCGACGTGAAGACGATCATCGGCACGATGTGGCTCGACAAGGCGCTGTCCGGCACGTGGCCGCTCGGCCCGGTGCTGACGCCCTGA